A region of Neochlamydia sp. AcF84 DNA encodes the following proteins:
- the trxA gene encoding thioredoxin: MKKILASLSIFLNCSLLTAAPSPTRHENFHSSQTRYNRPASSIVYLNADNFQQILSNPLPIILDVYTDWCGPCKQLAPIFEELNKELGNRYLFVKLNADQQKNLSDHFNIQALPTLIFIRDGKELGRSSGFVNKSQLASMIKSYFGH, encoded by the coding sequence ATGAAAAAAATATTAGCGTCTCTATCTATATTTTTAAATTGCTCACTGCTAACTGCGGCTCCTAGTCCTACTAGGCATGAAAATTTCCACTCCTCTCAGACCAGGTACAACAGGCCTGCTTCATCGATCGTCTACTTAAACGCCGATAATTTTCAACAAATTCTTAGTAATCCTTTACCTATCATTCTAGATGTTTACACCGATTGGTGCGGTCCTTGTAAGCAACTAGCTCCTATTTTTGAGGAATTAAACAAGGAATTAGGTAACCGTTATCTATTTGTTAAGCTCAATGCTGATCAGCAAAAAAATTTATCCGATCATTTCAATATTCAAGCTCTTCCTACCCTTATTTTTATCAGGGACGGCAAAGAGCTCGGTCGATCTTCTGGATTTGTGAATAAAAGCCAACTAGCTTCAATGATCAAAAGCTATTTTGGTCATTAA
- a CDS encoding ankyrin repeat domain-containing protein, translating to MQVPNLSPHPLSKISPEIPLSEISPEIHKMLQNPELYDMVQGTLCGRLIKLLLARSNTTLEKHLYAYKAKGIVLSKRLETVWGIAQATDNQEALDILYKYNPNLASICHIKLMAHRFGIVGKSQINGQSFELEGSDHRITFQALHTSLKQHLDLPEQEMILPIIEMTLKVEKDPHTKDQILLDAYHQGKTIFLPLLFSLSRACHIYGFLIKGNRLIKLNKGLHADLPTGLHVYIIGDPSKINIEYIHRLLNTNVLRTYFEKGVDKEPGLIHDHYIPTTLQRGGFCSWSLAKMALRGGFILEGIENEKIKYKKWSHADRFATVIDYLKQENIDPHLIASMWCRTKDQKIKEALEDRLTTTHIANEKSTSLHLAAESNNFSVVEKLLMDGENIHSEDDEGWTPLIAAACQGHVEMVEYLLERGAHVNKTGKTGLSAYCHLLFQIGECSKNPKMESRINKVEKVLIEKGIDTDLSNGFRWMARRHAERF from the coding sequence ATGCAAGTTCCAAATCTCTCTCCCCATCCTCTATCAAAGATTTCACCTGAAATTCCCCTATCTGAGATTTCCCCCGAGATCCACAAGATGTTACAAAATCCTGAACTTTACGACATGGTCCAGGGTACTCTATGTGGCCGGCTGATTAAATTGCTTCTAGCACGCAGTAATACCACTTTAGAAAAGCATTTATATGCATACAAAGCTAAAGGAATTGTACTCTCAAAAAGGCTAGAAACCGTATGGGGAATAGCCCAAGCCACAGATAATCAAGAAGCCCTTGATATACTTTATAAGTATAATCCTAACTTAGCTTCCATCTGCCATATTAAGCTTATGGCTCATCGATTTGGTATTGTCGGTAAAAGCCAAATAAATGGGCAGTCTTTTGAGTTAGAAGGTTCTGATCATCGCATTACCTTTCAAGCTCTTCATACTTCGCTTAAACAGCATCTCGACCTTCCTGAGCAAGAGATGATTCTTCCTATTATTGAAATGACCTTAAAAGTTGAAAAAGATCCTCATACAAAGGATCAAATCCTTTTAGATGCCTATCACCAAGGCAAAACAATTTTTTTGCCTTTGCTATTTAGTTTATCTAGAGCCTGTCACATTTATGGTTTCCTCATTAAAGGCAACCGGCTAATCAAGCTTAATAAAGGACTTCACGCAGACCTACCAACAGGCTTACATGTTTATATAATAGGCGATCCTTCTAAGATTAATATTGAATACATTCATAGATTATTGAACACGAATGTATTAAGGACATATTTTGAAAAAGGTGTGGATAAAGAACCTGGCCTTATTCACGACCATTATATCCCTACTACCCTTCAAAGAGGAGGATTTTGTTCTTGGTCTTTAGCCAAAATGGCTTTACGCGGAGGATTTATTTTGGAGGGGATTGAAAATGAAAAAATAAAATATAAAAAATGGAGTCACGCCGATCGTTTTGCCACAGTCATTGATTATCTAAAGCAAGAAAATATAGATCCCCACTTAATCGCTTCGATGTGGTGTAGAACTAAAGACCAAAAAATTAAAGAAGCTTTGGAAGATAGATTAACAACTACGCATATAGCTAATGAAAAATCCACCTCTCTTCATTTAGCAGCAGAAAGCAATAACTTTTCGGTGGTAGAAAAGCTATTGATGGATGGAGAAAATATCCATAGCGAAGATGATGAAGGCTGGACACCCTTAATTGCCGCGGCTTGCCAGGGTCATGTGGAAATGGTGGAATACCTATTGGAAAGAGGAGCCCACGTTAATAAAACGGGTAAAACAGGCCTTAGTGCCTATTGCCACCTATTGTTTCAGATAGGTGAATGCTCTAAAAATCCTAAAATGGAAAGCCGTATCAATAAGGTTGAAAAGGTTTTAATAGAGAAAGGAATTGATACAGATCTTTCCAATGGTTTTAGATGGATGGCACGGCGCCATGCAGAAAGGTTTTAA
- a CDS encoding ankyrin repeat domain-containing protein yields MQVQNLSPAPLSKISPEIPVSEISPEVHKMLQNPELYDMVQGTLCGRLIKLLLARSNTILEKHLYAYKAKGIVLSKRLETVWGIAQATDNQEALDILYKYNPNLASICHIKLMAHRFGIVGKSQINGQSFDLEGFDHRITFHALYASLKQHLDVTEQEVILPIIEMILKVEKNPYTKDQILLDAYHQGKTIFLPLLFSLSRAGHIYGFLIKGNRLVKLNKGLHEDLPTGLHVYKIPDPSKINIEYIHRLLNTNALITYFEKGVDKELGLIHDHYIPTTLQKGGFCSWSVAKLALRGGFILEGIENEKIKYKKWSQADRFATLIDYLKQENVDPHLIASLWCRTKDQKIKEVLEDRLTTTHIANEKSTSLHLAAESNNFSVVEKLLMNGENINSEDAEGWTPLIAAACQGHAEMVEYLLERGAYVNKTGKTGLNAYCHLLSRQGKCSKNPNMEKRIKKVKQLLIEKGIDTDLSNGFRWMAQRHAKGF; encoded by the coding sequence ATGCAAGTTCAAAATCTCTCCCCCGCTCCTCTATCAAAGATTTCACCTGAAATTCCTGTGTCTGAGATTTCCCCCGAGGTCCACAAGATGTTACAAAATCCTGAACTTTACGACATGGTCCAGGGTACTCTATGTGGCCGGCTGATTAAATTGCTTCTAGCACGCAGTAATACCATTTTAGAAAAGCATTTATATGCATACAAAGCTAAAGGAATTGTACTCTCAAAAAGGCTAGAAACCGTATGGGGAATAGCCCAAGCCACAGATAATCAAGAAGCCCTTGATATACTTTATAAGTATAATCCTAACTTAGCTTCCATCTGCCATATTAAACTTATGGCTCATCGATTTGGTATTGTCGGTAAAAGCCAAATAAATGGGCAGTCTTTTGACTTAGAAGGTTTTGATCACCGCATTACTTTTCACGCTCTTTATGCTTCCCTTAAACAGCATCTAGATGTTACTGAGCAGGAGGTAATCCTTCCTATTATTGAAATGATCCTAAAAGTTGAAAAAAATCCTTATACAAAGGATCAAATTCTTTTAGACGCCTATCATCAAGGTAAAACAATTTTTTTACCTTTGCTATTTAGTTTATCTAGAGCCGGCCACATTTATGGTTTTCTCATTAAAGGCAACCGTCTAGTCAAGCTTAATAAAGGACTTCATGAAGACCTACCCACTGGCCTACATGTTTATAAAATACCTGATCCTTCTAAGATTAATATTGAATACATTCATAGATTATTGAACACGAATGCATTAATAACTTATTTTGAAAAAGGTGTGGATAAAGAGCTTGGCCTTATTCACGACCACTATATTCCTACTACCCTTCAAAAAGGAGGGTTCTGTTCTTGGTCTGTAGCCAAACTAGCTTTACGCGGAGGATTTATTTTAGAAGGGATAGAAAATGAAAAAATAAAATATAAAAAATGGAGTCAAGCCGATCGTTTTGCCACACTCATCGATTATCTAAAGCAAGAAAATGTAGATCCCCACTTAATTGCTTCTCTATGGTGCAGAACTAAAGACCAGAAAATTAAAGAAGTTTTGGAAGATAGATTAACAACCACGCATATAGCCAATGAAAAATCCACATCTCTTCATTTAGCAGCAGAAAGCAATAACTTTTCAGTGGTAGAAAAGCTATTGATGAATGGAGAAAATATCAATAGCGAAGACGCTGAAGGCTGGACACCCTTAATTGCCGCAGCATGCCAAGGTCATGCTGAAATGGTGGAATACCTGTTGGAAAGAGGAGCCTACGTTAATAAAACGGGTAAAACAGGCCTTAACGCTTATTGTCATCTATTATCTCGACAAGGTAAATGCTCTAAAAATCCTAACATGGAAAAACGTATTAAAAAAGTTAAGCAATTATTAATAGAGAAAGGAATTGACACCGACCTTTCCAATGGTTTTAGATGGATGGCCCAACGCCATGCGAAAGGATTTTAA
- a CDS encoding protein kinase, whose translation MNNDYGKVLNFWEEKASQPATTREQVSRERKMPGQVKVSEKAKEILAKIDYFLNRPSERGLLKRTKPEQKSNKPQQLEEKPPSKEITSANEEAKGRAKPVNVEKLRRVFEKNHKEQPSQASKAAPGKIAIPLAFMTPEEREIKRKMKGKEKETEAVAEKSIVNVDLTKEAAALSEIEEELYRLNQKLDEEPSLEDLNAIREELSDLEKILSEGNFKLSPEQDDLYLQINNLEEKINRHQEIASRVEESQTNPFLLETNLSQSDSEQLSEELDKILETLALDADVESNHPTELATVEGQISQPLKMMGEESKRFDFKAIEQDIVSLKEILKKSPRDLITKISAKGAGLTHSYTVYPDGKIAVHLKKEEWMRIGNELKAGLLGKGGYKRAKLMQDIDTKEIKVRGVLFEPLDEVERVNIIQFIEDVKGQPHICQMEHVAWKSMPKKPVSIWSAQKAGGRKEAFISKYYPFSGEKVFSFIKSNQLHKQLHAKIALQLAQGIQIMHEKGWVHRDLKPENIFLQWDPSNPKAVEAAVGDFDTVHKNSDASKREVSLGTPGYIPPEYSEEEHVKDARPADVYALGVSLLEMFISHGSAPWKVGRDPIPLTFYLTEAGYKEDLEKLKQKAKSDLERLIIEMCDPAPSARPKIEVVVERLQRMQK comes from the coding sequence ATGAATAATGACTATGGTAAAGTTTTAAATTTTTGGGAAGAAAAAGCATCTCAACCTGCTACTACTAGAGAGCAAGTATCCAGGGAGAGAAAGATGCCGGGGCAAGTAAAGGTAAGCGAAAAAGCTAAAGAAATCCTGGCGAAGATCGATTATTTCTTAAACAGGCCTTCCGAAAGAGGTCTTCTTAAAAGGACAAAGCCAGAACAGAAATCAAATAAGCCTCAACAGCTCGAAGAAAAGCCTCCGTCGAAAGAAATTACTTCAGCAAACGAGGAGGCCAAAGGGCGTGCAAAGCCCGTAAATGTTGAAAAATTGAGAAGAGTTTTTGAAAAAAACCATAAAGAGCAACCATCCCAAGCCAGTAAAGCTGCCCCAGGAAAGATAGCCATTCCTCTAGCCTTTATGACACCTGAAGAAAGAGAAATAAAAAGAAAGATGAAAGGTAAAGAGAAGGAAACAGAAGCTGTAGCTGAAAAATCTATAGTAAATGTAGACCTTACCAAGGAAGCAGCCGCTCTTAGTGAGATTGAGGAGGAGTTGTATCGTTTAAATCAAAAGCTAGATGAAGAGCCAAGCTTAGAAGATTTAAATGCAATTAGAGAGGAACTTAGCGATCTTGAAAAGATACTAAGCGAAGGAAATTTCAAATTATCGCCAGAGCAAGATGATCTCTATTTACAGATTAATAACCTTGAGGAAAAGATTAATAGGCACCAAGAGATTGCTTCAAGAGTAGAGGAATCCCAAACAAATCCGTTTCTATTAGAAACAAACTTATCCCAAAGTGATTCAGAGCAGCTTAGTGAGGAATTAGATAAAATATTAGAAACCCTAGCGTTAGATGCAGACGTAGAATCTAATCACCCTACAGAGCTTGCTACAGTAGAAGGGCAAATTAGCCAGCCATTAAAAATGATGGGCGAGGAATCAAAGCGATTTGACTTTAAGGCTATTGAACAAGATATTGTTAGTTTGAAGGAAATTCTAAAGAAAAGCCCCAGGGATTTAATTACGAAAATTAGTGCTAAAGGAGCAGGATTGACGCACTCATATACTGTTTACCCTGACGGGAAGATTGCAGTTCACCTGAAAAAAGAAGAATGGATGCGCATTGGAAATGAATTAAAAGCAGGTTTACTGGGTAAAGGGGGATATAAAAGAGCTAAGTTAATGCAAGATATAGACACTAAAGAAATCAAAGTCAGAGGGGTCTTATTCGAGCCTCTTGATGAGGTAGAGAGAGTAAATATAATCCAATTTATAGAGGATGTAAAAGGCCAACCGCACATTTGTCAAATGGAACATGTGGCATGGAAATCAATGCCTAAAAAACCTGTTTCTATCTGGAGTGCCCAAAAAGCAGGGGGACGCAAGGAGGCTTTTATATCTAAGTATTACCCCTTTTCTGGTGAAAAGGTGTTCTCTTTTATTAAAAGCAATCAGCTTCACAAGCAACTGCATGCTAAAATAGCCCTTCAACTTGCACAAGGAATTCAAATAATGCATGAGAAAGGATGGGTTCATCGGGATCTTAAGCCTGAAAACATCTTCTTGCAATGGGATCCCTCCAATCCCAAAGCAGTAGAGGCTGCTGTAGGGGATTTTGATACTGTCCATAAGAATAGCGACGCCAGCAAGAGAGAAGTTTCCTTAGGCACGCCAGGTTATATCCCACCAGAATATTCAGAGGAAGAGCATGTTAAGGATGCTAGACCTGCAGATGTCTATGCGCTAGGGGTCAGTTTGCTAGAAATGTTCATCAGCCATGGATCTGCTCCCTGGAAGGTGGGTAGGGACCCTATTCCACTTACCTTCTACTTAACGGAGGCAGGTTATAAAGAAGACTTAGAAAAACTAAAACAAAAAGCGAAGAGTGATTTGGAAAGACTTATCATAGAAATGTGTGACCCCGCCCCATCAGCAAGGCCAAAGATTGAGGTGGTGGTAGAAAGGCTGCAGAGAATGCAAAAGTAA
- a CDS encoding ankyrin repeat domain-containing protein, giving the protein MQVPNLSPHPLSKISPEIPVSALSPELHKKLQNPELYAMVEGTLCGRLVKLLLARCNTTLEKHLYVYKAKGVVLSESLQIILGIAQATDNQEALDILYKYNPNLDSICSIKLIAHRFSIVGKSQINGQSFELEGSDHRITFQALYNSLKQHLDLPEQEMILPIIEMILKVEKDPTIMPEILLEAYHQGKTILLPLVFKLMTACHIYGFLIKGNRLIKLNKGLHADLPTGLHVYRIADPSKINIEYIHRLLNTNVLRTYFEKGVDKELGLIHDHYIPTTLQKGGFCSWSLAKMALRGSFILEGIENEEIKYKKWSQADRFATLIDYLKQENIDPHLIASMWCRTKDQKIKEALEDRLTTTHIANEKSTSLHLAAESNNFPVVEKLLMEGVNINEEDSEGWTPLIAAACQGHVEMVEYLLERGAHVNKTGKTGLSAYCHLLSQIGECSKNPKMESRINKVEKVLIEKGIDTDLSNGFKWMFRRHAERF; this is encoded by the coding sequence ATGCAAGTTCCAAATCTCTCTCCCCATCCTCTATCAAAGATTTCACCTGAAATTCCCGTGTCTGCGCTTTCCCCCGAGCTCCACAAGAAGTTACAAAATCCTGAACTTTACGCTATGGTAGAGGGTACTCTATGTGGCCGGCTGGTTAAATTGCTTCTAGCACGCTGTAATACCACTTTAGAAAAGCATTTATATGTATACAAAGCTAAAGGAGTTGTGCTCTCAGAAAGCTTACAGATTATATTGGGAATAGCCCAAGCCACAGATAATCAAGAAGCTCTTGATATACTTTATAAGTATAATCCTAACTTAGATTCCATCTGCTCTATTAAACTTATAGCTCATCGATTTAGCATTGTCGGTAAAAGCCAAATAAATGGGCAGTCTTTTGAGTTAGAAGGTTCTGATCATCGCATTACCTTTCAAGCTCTTTATAATTCGCTTAAACAGCATCTAGATCTTCCTGAGCAAGAGATGATTCTTCCGATTATTGAAATGATCTTAAAAGTTGAAAAAGATCCCACTATAATGCCAGAAATTCTTTTAGAAGCCTATCATCAAGGCAAAACAATTTTATTGCCTTTGGTATTTAAGTTAATGACAGCCTGTCACATTTATGGTTTTCTCATTAAAGGCAACCGGCTAATCAAGCTTAATAAAGGACTTCATGCAGACCTACCTACTGGGCTACATGTTTATAGAATAGCTGATCCTTCTAAGATTAATATTGAATACATTCATAGGTTACTGAACACGAACGTATTAAGAACATATTTTGAAAAAGGTGTGGATAAAGAACTGGGTCTTATTCACGACCATTATATCCCTACTACCCTTCAAAAAGGAGGATTCTGTTCTTGGTCTTTAGCCAAAATGGCTTTACGCGGAAGCTTTATTTTAGAAGGGATAGAGAATGAAGAAATAAAATATAAAAAATGGAGTCAAGCCGATCGTTTTGCCACACTCATCGATTATCTAAAGCAAGAAAATATAGATCCCCACTTAATCGCTTCGATGTGGTGTAGAACTAAAGACCAAAAAATTAAAGAAGCTTTGGAAGATAGATTAACAACTACGCATATAGCTAATGAAAAATCCACATCTCTTCATTTAGCAGCAGAAAGCAATAACTTTCCAGTGGTAGAAAAGTTATTGATGGAGGGAGTAAATATCAATGAAGAAGACTCTGAAGGCTGGACACCCTTAATTGCCGCGGCTTGCCAGGGTCATGTTGAAATGGTGGAATACCTATTGGAAAGAGGAGCCCACGTTAATAAAACGGGTAAAACAGGCCTTAGTGCCTATTGCCACCTATTGTCTCAGATAGGTGAATGCTCTAAAAATCCCAAAATGGAAAGCCGTATCAATAAGGTTGAAAAGGTTTTAATAGAGAAAGGAATTGATACAGATCTTTCCAATGGTTTTAAATGGATGTTCCGACGCCATGCAGAAAGGTTTTAA
- a CDS encoding ABC transporter ATP-binding protein, translated as MPTFLLKIQNLSFSFGEKKILKNLSLDISPNEVISLVGWSGSGKTTLFKLLAGLLPTEKGVISMATGYPAESIAFMAQEDLLLPWRTILENLLLPTELGKKPSSSLSLQQKALSLLSEMGLQESANLYPEQLSGGMRQRVSLARALLQQRPLLLLDEPFNKLDVVLREQIYELLRKLKEKLNCTILMNTHDFRDAIYLADRILLLHDGIIYKIWKIENNVRHDPLHYATLSEEIRQALFNLIN; from the coding sequence ATGCCAACCTTCTTATTAAAAATTCAAAACCTCTCTTTTTCTTTCGGAGAAAAAAAGATATTAAAAAATCTTTCGTTAGATATATCACCTAACGAAGTCATCTCTTTAGTAGGATGGTCAGGATCAGGGAAAACGACTCTCTTTAAACTCCTTGCAGGCCTATTACCGACTGAAAAAGGGGTGATTAGCATGGCCACAGGTTACCCTGCAGAATCCATTGCTTTTATGGCGCAAGAAGATCTGTTGCTTCCTTGGAGAACAATTCTAGAAAACTTACTCCTGCCTACAGAATTAGGGAAAAAGCCTTCTTCTAGCTTATCCCTCCAGCAAAAAGCATTAAGCTTGCTCTCAGAAATGGGCCTCCAAGAAAGTGCTAATCTATATCCTGAGCAACTTTCTGGAGGAATGCGCCAACGGGTTTCTCTCGCCCGTGCTCTTTTGCAACAACGCCCTCTCCTGCTGCTGGACGAGCCTTTTAACAAGCTAGATGTAGTACTTCGTGAGCAGATCTATGAACTATTACGTAAACTTAAAGAGAAATTGAATTGTACCATTTTAATGAATACCCATGACTTTCGTGATGCTATTTATCTGGCAGACCGTATTTTATTGCTGCATGATGGAATTATTTATAAGATATGGAAAATAGAAAATAACGTGCGGCATGATCCACTCCACTATGCAACCCTTTCAGAGGAAATCCGGCAGGCCCTCTTCAATTTGATAAATTAA
- a CDS encoding aromatic amino acid transport family protein, producing the protein MEKSLVPSKGTVLSAMFLVAGCCIGGGMLALPVATGVNGFIPSLVVMVICWIMMTITGLLLLEVSLWMEEGVHVDTMTHRLLGNMGRGISWILYLFICYASLVAYTAAGGHQLAIAFDSVFNLPLTKELGCTIYILTFGLVLYLGSAIVGRVNAILFMAMLASYVALISIGMPEVQVTYLKYSHWTGFLLAIPLMLASFSYQTMVPSLTPYLKKNLKSLRLAIIGGTSITFIVYALWQCMMLGIVPVEGTHGLAQALIDGKPATLFLNEHVHGKYVASIAHFFAFFAVVTSFLGIALGLFDFLSDGLKIKKIGIGNVILGILIIVPTLVFATQFERVFVVALDSSGGYGDTILNGFIPVLMVWIGRYSKGYPAYFRVPGGKLLLSLVFVFFLLCLLLEIFVHTGYLSSVYEAYELIEKRIDI; encoded by the coding sequence GTGGAAAAAAGTCTCGTTCCTTCTAAAGGAACCGTTTTGTCAGCTATGTTTCTTGTAGCGGGTTGTTGTATTGGTGGAGGAATGCTTGCTTTACCTGTTGCCACAGGTGTGAATGGCTTTATACCTTCTTTAGTGGTCATGGTTATCTGTTGGATAATGATGACAATTACAGGTCTACTTTTATTGGAAGTTAGCCTGTGGATGGAAGAAGGTGTCCATGTTGATACCATGACACACCGTCTTTTAGGAAATATGGGACGTGGGATTAGCTGGATTCTTTATCTCTTTATTTGTTATGCCTCGCTTGTTGCCTATACAGCAGCAGGAGGCCATCAATTAGCTATAGCTTTCGACAGCGTTTTCAATCTTCCCTTGACTAAAGAGCTAGGGTGTACGATTTATATCTTAACTTTTGGGCTCGTTCTCTATTTAGGGAGTGCTATTGTAGGCCGAGTCAATGCAATTTTATTTATGGCAATGCTTGCTTCCTATGTAGCCTTAATTAGCATAGGGATGCCCGAAGTACAAGTTACTTATTTGAAATATAGTCATTGGACAGGTTTTCTATTAGCTATTCCTTTAATGTTGGCCTCTTTTAGCTATCAAACAATGGTGCCAAGTTTGACTCCTTATTTAAAAAAGAACTTAAAGAGCTTACGTTTAGCAATTATTGGAGGGACTTCTATTACCTTTATAGTATATGCTTTATGGCAATGTATGATGTTGGGGATTGTTCCCGTAGAAGGGACCCATGGCTTGGCTCAAGCCTTGATTGATGGTAAGCCTGCCACTCTTTTTTTAAATGAACATGTGCACGGAAAGTATGTAGCAAGTATTGCTCATTTTTTTGCTTTTTTTGCCGTTGTCACTTCTTTTTTAGGGATTGCTTTAGGGCTATTTGATTTCCTTTCCGATGGATTAAAAATTAAAAAGATAGGAATAGGGAATGTAATATTAGGCATCTTAATCATCGTGCCTACACTTGTTTTTGCTACTCAATTTGAAAGAGTGTTTGTAGTCGCTCTAGATTCTTCGGGCGGTTATGGAGATACAATCTTAAATGGCTTTATTCCTGTTTTAATGGTTTGGATAGGCCGATATTCTAAAGGATATCCCGCTTATTTTCGTGTGCCTGGAGGAAAATTACTGCTAAGTCTAGTATTTGTATTTTTTCTTCTATGTTTATTGCTTGAGATTTTTGTACATACCGGCTATTTATCCTCCGTGTATGAAGCCTATGAACTTATCGAAAAAAGAATCGACATTTAG